The Streptomyces sp. NBC_00670 genome window below encodes:
- the rdgB gene encoding RdgB/HAM1 family non-canonical purine NTP pyrophosphatase: MTRLILATRNAGKITELRAILADAGIPHELVGADAFPEVPDVKETGVTFAENALLKAHALARATGLPAVADDSGLCVDVLGGAPGIFSARWAGRHGDDQANLDLLLAQLGDIDDPHRGAHFACAAALALPDGTERVVEGQLRGTLRRTPAGANGFGYDPILQPDADTRTCAELTPAEKNAISHRGQAFRALVPAVRELLG, translated from the coding sequence ATGACCCGCCTGATCCTCGCCACCCGTAACGCCGGGAAGATCACCGAGCTGCGCGCGATTCTCGCCGATGCCGGGATTCCGCACGAGCTCGTCGGTGCCGACGCCTTTCCCGAGGTGCCCGACGTCAAGGAGACCGGCGTCACCTTCGCCGAGAACGCCCTGCTCAAGGCGCACGCCCTGGCCCGCGCCACCGGGCTGCCGGCGGTCGCCGACGACTCCGGGCTGTGCGTGGACGTCCTCGGCGGCGCCCCCGGCATCTTCTCCGCCCGCTGGGCCGGCCGGCACGGCGACGACCAGGCCAACCTGGACCTCCTCCTGGCCCAGCTCGGCGACATCGACGACCCCCACCGCGGCGCCCACTTCGCCTGCGCCGCCGCCCTCGCGCTGCCCGACGGCACCGAACGCGTGGTCGAAGGCCAACTCCGCGGCACGCTCCGCCGCACCCCCGCAGGCGCCAACGGCTTCGGCTACGACCCGATCCTCCAGCCCGACGCCGACACCCGCACCTGCGCCGAACTGACGCCCGCCGAGAAGAACGCCATCAGCCACCGAGGCCAGGCCTTCCGTGCTCTGGTCCCGGCGGTACGCGAACTGCTGGGCTGA
- the rph gene encoding ribonuclease PH has translation MSRIDGRAAEQLRPVSLERGWSKHAEGSVLVAFGDTRVLCTASVTEGVPRWRKGSGEGWVTAEYSMLPRATNTRGDRESVRGRIGGRTHEISRLIGRSLRAVIDYKALGENTIVLDCDVLQADGGTRTAAITGAYVALADAITWAQHTKKLIKPTRKPLTGTVSAVSVGIVGGVPLLDLCYEEDVRADTDMNVVCTGDGRFVEVQGTAEAEPFDRKELNALLDLAVAGCDELAAAQRAVLEATAD, from the coding sequence ATGTCTCGTATCGACGGCCGTGCGGCCGAGCAGCTTCGTCCCGTTTCCCTTGAGCGCGGCTGGAGCAAGCACGCCGAGGGGTCCGTACTCGTCGCCTTCGGCGACACCAGGGTGCTGTGCACCGCCTCCGTCACCGAGGGCGTGCCGCGCTGGCGCAAGGGCAGTGGCGAGGGCTGGGTGACCGCCGAGTACTCGATGCTGCCGCGCGCCACCAACACCCGCGGCGACCGCGAGTCGGTCCGCGGCCGGATCGGCGGCCGTACGCACGAGATCTCCCGGCTCATCGGCCGCTCCCTGCGCGCGGTCATCGACTACAAGGCGCTCGGCGAGAACACCATCGTCCTGGACTGCGACGTCCTCCAGGCCGACGGCGGCACCCGCACCGCCGCGATCACCGGCGCGTACGTGGCCCTGGCCGACGCCATCACCTGGGCCCAGCACACCAAGAAGCTGATCAAGCCCACCCGCAAGCCGCTCACGGGCACCGTCTCCGCCGTCTCCGTCGGCATCGTCGGCGGCGTCCCGCTGCTCGACCTCTGCTACGAGGAGGACGTCCGCGCCGACACCGACATGAACGTGGTCTGCACCGGTGACGGCCGCTTCGTCGAGGTCCAGGGCACGGCGGAGGCCGAGCCGTTCGACCGCAAGGAGCTCAACGCGCTGCTGGACCTCGCGGTCGCCGGGTGCGACGAGCTGGCCGCCGCCCAGCGCGCGGTCCTGGAGGCAACCGCCGAC
- a CDS encoding MBL fold metallo-hydrolase, whose translation MKLTVVGCSGSFPSVESACSSYLVEADGFRLLLDMGNGALGELQRHCGLYDLDAIFLSHLHADHCIDMCGYFVARYYRHDGGRCAPLPVYGPEGTEQRLTTAYADTPSASSMSEVFDFHTVKPGTFDIGPFTVHTERVRHPVEAYGIRVEHGGRSLTYSGDTGVSEALDELARDTDLFLCEAAFTHGKESIPDLHLNGREAGESAARAGARRLVLTHIPPWTDPHVNLADAREAFPGPTELAAPGAAYEI comes from the coding sequence ATGAAGCTCACCGTCGTCGGCTGCTCGGGGTCGTTCCCGTCCGTGGAATCGGCCTGTTCGAGCTACCTCGTAGAGGCCGACGGCTTCCGGCTGCTCCTCGACATGGGCAACGGCGCCCTGGGCGAGCTGCAGCGCCACTGCGGTCTCTACGACCTCGACGCGATCTTCCTCAGTCATCTGCACGCCGATCACTGCATCGACATGTGCGGGTACTTCGTCGCGCGCTACTACCGGCACGACGGCGGCCGCTGCGCCCCCCTCCCGGTCTACGGCCCCGAGGGCACCGAACAGCGGCTGACCACGGCGTACGCCGACACTCCGTCCGCCTCCTCGATGAGCGAGGTGTTCGACTTCCACACGGTCAAGCCGGGCACGTTCGACATCGGCCCCTTCACCGTGCACACCGAGCGGGTCCGCCACCCGGTGGAGGCGTACGGCATCCGCGTCGAGCACGGCGGGCGCTCGCTGACGTACTCCGGGGACACCGGTGTGAGCGAGGCGCTGGACGAACTCGCCCGCGACACGGACCTGTTCCTGTGCGAGGCGGCGTTCACGCACGGCAAGGAGAGCATCCCGGACCTGCACCTCAACGGCCGCGAGGCCGGCGAGAGCGCGGCCCGGGCCGGCGCCCGCCGCCTGGTCCTCACCCACATCCCCCCGTGGACGGACCCTCACGTCAACCTCGCCGACGCCCGCGAGGCCTTCCCCGGCCCGACGGAACTGGCGGCGCCGGGAGCGGCGTACGAGATCTGA
- a CDS encoding DUF3618 domain-containing protein: MADTPSTPDTRTPAQIEADIRRRRETLAETLDEIGVRVHPKTIVGDAKAKVAAQVDHTLGRAYVGVNRAVSDVKAQFVDEEGAPRLERIVPAALVVAGVVGLLVVGLRRDSTPAARRRRKR, translated from the coding sequence GTGGCGGACACGCCGAGCACGCCGGACACCAGGACTCCGGCACAGATCGAGGCGGACATCAGGCGCCGCCGCGAAACCCTGGCCGAGACGCTCGACGAGATCGGCGTCCGGGTCCACCCCAAGACGATCGTCGGCGACGCGAAGGCGAAGGTCGCCGCACAGGTCGACCACACCCTCGGCCGCGCCTACGTCGGGGTGAACCGGGCCGTCAGCGATGTGAAGGCCCAGTTCGTCGACGAGGAGGGCGCGCCGCGCCTGGAGCGCATCGTGCCGGCGGCGCTGGTGGTGGCAGGGGTCGTCGGCCTGCTCGTCGTCGGCCTGCGCCGGGACTCGACCCCGGCGGCCCGGCGCCGCCGTAAGCGCTGA
- a CDS encoding PTS glucose/sucrose transporter subunit IIB, producing MSASARRDTQGVDMATKAEKIVAGLGGIENIEEIEGCITRLRTEVHDPSLVNEAALKAAGAHGVVKMGSAIQVVIGTDADPIAAEIEDLM from the coding sequence ATCAGCGCCAGCGCACGCAGGGACACGCAGGGAGTGGACATGGCCACCAAGGCTGAGAAGATCGTCGCCGGGCTCGGCGGGATCGAGAACATCGAGGAGATCGAGGGCTGCATCACGCGGCTGCGGACCGAGGTGCACGACCCGTCGCTGGTCAACGAGGCGGCGCTGAAGGCGGCGGGGGCGCACGGGGTGGTGAAGATGGGGTCCGCGATTCAGGTCGTGATCGGGACGGACGCGGACCCGATCGCGGCGGAGATCGAAGACCTGATGTGA
- a CDS encoding GroES family chaperonin: protein MLHDRVLVRQDTAEGERRSGGGILIPATAAVGRRLAWAEVVAVGQNVRTVEPGDRVLYDPEDRAEVEVRGTAYVLMRERDLHAVAADRFEGSEDSTGLYL from the coding sequence ATGCTGCACGACCGGGTGCTGGTACGGCAGGACACCGCCGAGGGCGAGCGCCGCTCGGGCGGCGGCATCCTGATCCCCGCGACGGCGGCCGTCGGCCGGCGCCTCGCCTGGGCCGAGGTCGTCGCGGTCGGCCAGAACGTCCGCACGGTCGAACCGGGCGACCGCGTCCTGTACGACCCCGAGGACCGCGCCGAGGTCGAGGTCCGCGGCACGGCCTACGTCCTCATGCGCGAACGTGACCTCCACGCGGTGGCCGCCGACCGCTTCGAGGGTTCGGAGGACTCGACGGGGTTGTACTTGTAG
- a CDS encoding type II toxin-antitoxin system PemK/MazF family toxin — MDTSWWLALAAVVLLAFVAALVDGWGRRGRRRPPRSARPGSRGAGGERPRPAEIWWADVPPDDGAEGDLPCLVLAVRGDRAVVARITSRYREERTGVIPLPPGTVGDAHDPPRFLETDELSDVPLWDFRRRVGAVDPALWDQVRYLAG; from the coding sequence ATGGACACGTCCTGGTGGCTCGCGCTCGCGGCGGTGGTGCTGCTGGCCTTCGTCGCGGCACTGGTGGACGGGTGGGGGCGCCGGGGCCGGCGCCGTCCGCCGCGGAGCGCGCGGCCCGGGAGCCGCGGGGCGGGCGGGGAGCGGCCGCGCCCGGCGGAGATCTGGTGGGCGGACGTGCCCCCCGACGACGGCGCGGAGGGCGACCTGCCCTGCCTGGTGCTGGCGGTACGCGGGGACCGGGCGGTGGTGGCCCGGATCACGAGCCGCTACCGCGAGGAGCGCACCGGCGTGATCCCGCTCCCGCCGGGCACGGTGGGCGACGCGCACGATCCCCCGCGCTTCCTGGAGACGGACGAACTCAGCGACGTACCTCTGTGGGACTTCCGCCGCAGGGTCGGCGCGGTGGACCCGGCGCTGTGGGACCAGGTGCGGTACCTGGCGGGCTGA
- a CDS encoding HNH endonuclease signature motif containing protein has product MPVSRYTREVLADAAASSRTLSEALVMLGVDPKGRSRRYLHDRMRACGVDTSHFESETATRWTREILEPAVAASTSVNGVLRHLGIDVVGGHHTNISRRIKAYGIDTSHFRREARAGVPKQRQAPGQLLVEQTSPHARRVPGERLKRAMIELGTAERCASCGTEPMWRGRPLPLEVDHVDGNWRNNRPENLRLLCPNCHSATDTYRGRKKGRAA; this is encoded by the coding sequence ATGCCGGTGAGCCGATACACGCGCGAAGTCCTGGCTGATGCGGCAGCGTCGTCCAGGACGCTTTCCGAAGCACTGGTGATGCTGGGAGTCGATCCCAAGGGTCGGTCGCGTCGCTATCTGCACGATCGGATGCGCGCATGCGGAGTGGACACGTCCCACTTCGAAAGCGAGACGGCAACGCGATGGACCAGAGAGATCCTCGAACCCGCCGTGGCCGCGTCCACGAGTGTCAACGGTGTGCTGCGACACCTGGGGATCGACGTTGTGGGCGGCCACCACACGAACATCAGTCGCCGCATCAAGGCCTACGGGATCGACACCTCTCACTTCCGCAGGGAAGCCCGAGCCGGCGTCCCGAAACAGCGCCAAGCCCCCGGACAGTTGCTGGTCGAACAGACCTCTCCCCATGCCCGGCGCGTGCCCGGTGAGCGGCTCAAGCGAGCCATGATCGAACTCGGCACGGCCGAGCGGTGCGCCTCCTGCGGAACTGAGCCGATGTGGCGCGGTCGACCCCTGCCGCTGGAGGTGGACCACGTGGACGGTAATTGGCGCAACAACCGCCCGGAGAACCTGCGTCTGCTCTGCCCCAACTGTCATTCGGCCACGGACACGTACCGAGGCAGGAAAAAGGGACGGGCGGCGTGA
- the bcp gene encoding thioredoxin-dependent thiol peroxidase: MSERLQPGDPAPAFTLPDADGNEVSLADHKGRKVIVYFYPAALTPGCTKQACDFTDNLELLAGAGYDVLGISPDKPEKLAKFREKESLKVTLLADPDKQVLEAYGAFGEKKLYGKTVVGVIRSTVVVDEEGKVERALYNVKATGHVAKIIKDLAI, translated from the coding sequence ATGAGCGAGCGACTCCAGCCCGGCGACCCCGCCCCCGCCTTCACCCTGCCGGACGCCGACGGCAACGAGGTCTCCCTCGCCGACCACAAGGGCCGCAAGGTCATCGTCTACTTCTACCCCGCCGCCCTCACCCCCGGCTGCACCAAGCAGGCGTGCGACTTCACGGACAACCTCGAACTCCTCGCCGGCGCCGGCTACGACGTCCTCGGCATCTCGCCCGACAAGCCGGAGAAGCTCGCGAAGTTCCGCGAGAAGGAGTCCCTGAAGGTCACCCTCCTCGCCGACCCCGACAAGCAGGTCCTGGAGGCCTACGGCGCCTTCGGCGAGAAGAAGCTCTACGGCAAGACGGTCGTCGGCGTCATCCGGTCGACGGTTGTCGTGGACGAGGAGGGGAAGGTCGAACGCGCCCTGTACAACGTCAAGGCGACCGGCCACGTGGCGAAGATCATCAAGGATTTGGCGATCTGA
- a CDS encoding PTS transporter subunit EIIC, whose product MTTATETAAPAKKRGSGLFQGLQKVGRSLQLPIAVLPAAGIMVRLGQNDIFGKDGLGWDKVAAVFNNAGSALTGSLPLLFCVGVAIGFAKKADGSTALAAVVGFLVYSKVLQAFPVTEAVVKKGEDVAATYNDPGVLGGIIMGLLAAVLWQRYHRKKLVDWLGFFNGRRLVPIIMAFVGLVMGVFFGLIWEPIGNGISNFGEWMTGLGSGGAALFGAVNRGLIPIGMHQFVNTVAWFQLGEFKDSAGQVFTGDYNRFLHGDPTAGMFMSGFFPIMMFGLPAAALAMAHTARPERRKAVLGMMVSLAATSFVTGVTEPIEFSFMFIAPLLYVLHALLTAVSMAVTWALGVHAGFNFSAGFIDYVLNWHLATKPWLIIPIGLVFAVIYYVTFRWAIVKFDLKTPGREPEEEVEDLTKA is encoded by the coding sequence ATGACCACCGCCACCGAAACGGCGGCCCCCGCGAAGAAGCGGGGATCGGGCCTGTTCCAAGGCTTGCAGAAGGTCGGCCGCAGCCTACAGCTGCCCATCGCCGTGCTGCCGGCGGCGGGCATCATGGTCCGGCTGGGCCAGAACGACATCTTCGGCAAGGACGGCCTCGGCTGGGACAAGGTGGCCGCCGTCTTCAACAACGCGGGCAGCGCGCTCACCGGCTCGCTCCCGCTGCTGTTCTGTGTGGGTGTCGCCATCGGCTTCGCCAAGAAGGCGGACGGTTCCACGGCCCTCGCCGCCGTGGTCGGCTTCCTCGTCTACAGCAAGGTACTCCAGGCCTTCCCGGTCACCGAAGCGGTGGTGAAGAAGGGCGAGGACGTCGCCGCGACCTACAACGACCCCGGTGTCCTCGGCGGCATCATCATGGGTCTGCTGGCCGCCGTGCTGTGGCAGCGCTACCACCGCAAGAAGCTGGTGGACTGGCTCGGCTTCTTCAACGGCCGCCGGCTGGTGCCGATCATCATGGCCTTCGTCGGCCTCGTGATGGGCGTCTTCTTCGGCCTGATCTGGGAGCCCATCGGCAACGGCATCTCCAACTTCGGCGAGTGGATGACCGGCCTCGGCTCCGGCGGCGCGGCGCTGTTCGGCGCGGTGAACCGCGGGCTGATCCCGATCGGCATGCACCAGTTCGTCAACACGGTGGCGTGGTTCCAGCTCGGCGAGTTCAAGGACTCCGCCGGCCAGGTCTTCACCGGCGACTACAACCGCTTCCTGCACGGCGACCCCACCGCCGGAATGTTCATGTCGGGCTTCTTCCCGATCATGATGTTCGGCCTGCCGGCCGCCGCGCTCGCCATGGCGCACACCGCCCGCCCCGAGCGCCGCAAGGCCGTCCTCGGCATGATGGTCTCCCTCGCCGCGACCTCGTTCGTCACCGGCGTCACCGAGCCCATCGAGTTCTCGTTCATGTTCATCGCGCCGCTGCTGTACGTGCTGCACGCGCTGCTGACCGCCGTGTCGATGGCGGTGACCTGGGCCCTGGGCGTGCACGCCGGGTTCAACTTCTCGGCCGGCTTCATCGACTACGTGCTCAACTGGCACCTGGCGACGAAACCCTGGCTGATCATCCCCATCGGCCTGGTCTTCGCGGTGATCTACTACGTGACCTTCCGCTGGGCCATCGTCAAGTTCGACCTCAAGACCCCGGGCCGCGAGCCCGAGGAGGAGGTCGAGGACCTCACCAAGGCGTGA